A section of the Corallococcus silvisoli genome encodes:
- a CDS encoding thiol-disulfide oxidoreductase DCC family protein: MTTLQTTPPGHDVVLYDSHCRICSGAAREMRRLVGGQGTRLLSFRDEGVLDAFPGVGLERCEKAMQLIQADGRVLEGAEAIVRALGRRPLGRLLYVYYVPGLRQLADAVYGVVARYRFRIAGRNCPDGACAVHFK; encoded by the coding sequence GTGACGACGCTCCAGACGACACCGCCGGGACATGACGTGGTCCTCTACGACAGCCACTGCCGCATCTGCAGCGGGGCTGCTCGGGAGATGCGCAGGCTGGTCGGCGGGCAGGGCACGCGGCTGCTCTCGTTCCGCGACGAGGGCGTGCTCGACGCCTTTCCAGGGGTGGGGCTGGAGCGGTGCGAGAAGGCCATGCAGCTCATCCAGGCGGACGGCCGCGTCCTGGAAGGGGCGGAGGCCATCGTTCGCGCGCTGGGCCGGCGGCCGCTGGGCCGCCTCCTCTACGTGTACTACGTGCCGGGCCTGCGCCAGCTCGCGGATGCGGTGTATGGGGTGGTGGCCCGCTACCGCTTCCGCATCGCGGGTCGCAACTGCCCCGACGGGGCCTGCGCGGTGCACTTCAAATAG
- a CDS encoding AAA family ATPase produces the protein MTSPPPNLQAAQSFRRFFGELRETYLERDTLFTQIELALLCREHVLVVGPPGTAKSAVASAVLGRITDEVSGLPSLFSKQIAETTLQTDLIGPVDFKVLTETGRTEYLTDEGMLGSVHAFLDEVFDGRDMLLRSILNVMYERELKHGRKVTAGRTECVVMTSNRYLTEVLARSPELLLAFADRLSFISFVPKAFARRESRAAMMHRFVHGTRPDLRATLTLQQLDLLQDAVAQVRVPGHVLEGVEMLTDALERALVAQVSKLPDYVPTKYFSQRSIVKALWTLKAAVVRDQIYRRPDRPLEATVEDLDALRWFFLLGGPPAAEADALLKAAVDPRERAQLEIVRLEQRTFDEVLGKVRQELGGGVEREATALAAADDVNAAEGLSRNWQAGVVSSTARGVLGKLVPGPRHGQNRAPLLVAARALVAALEQRLSRGMTVGQGEGRGGVALLVAIRDVLELSRTVPELRPGYSALCEASARFLEQALEMSASAAEGLAFEDSVKMEWLAGLAENLEEELGVMGALAATITEAVPSLHERLRDADRDTRQRVVAALRRRVSAAFPAGAPRGRKDPLDALSADSRRLSQLEQALTALDPAQVGLKQELLRPLSVAYAREVLGATPFERIEQYGRAVQAVAENLRREGVTAEPVLAECRDLMETRLREHARVLSREVASPPPAPNAVLNGDAYTYYRGELSAQAPDGEMAALVGLDGQLMAARPPSAAAFLSDTVRAAVAEAELSFLQSRIKYLRSWLTQLLSALPAPEALNGRADAERTFERLVRSRFPLLALKEGELVRLKATLGMLETLPGELGDSARKLSAQLRGIDEDFGRFSRQVLERRTAP, from the coding sequence GTGACCTCGCCTCCTCCCAACCTGCAGGCCGCCCAGTCCTTTCGCCGCTTCTTCGGGGAGCTGAGAGAGACGTACCTGGAGCGGGATACGCTGTTCACGCAGATCGAGCTGGCGCTGCTCTGCCGCGAGCACGTGCTGGTGGTGGGGCCGCCCGGGACGGCGAAGAGCGCGGTCGCCAGCGCCGTCCTGGGGCGCATCACGGACGAGGTGTCCGGGCTGCCCTCGCTGTTCTCCAAGCAGATCGCGGAGACCACCCTGCAGACGGACCTCATCGGCCCGGTGGACTTCAAGGTGCTCACGGAGACGGGGCGCACCGAATACCTCACCGACGAGGGGATGCTGGGCTCGGTGCACGCGTTCCTGGACGAGGTCTTCGACGGCCGGGACATGCTGCTGCGCTCCATCCTCAACGTGATGTACGAGCGGGAGCTGAAGCACGGCCGGAAGGTGACGGCCGGGCGCACCGAGTGCGTGGTGATGACGAGCAACCGGTACCTCACGGAGGTGCTCGCGCGCTCGCCGGAGCTGCTCCTGGCGTTCGCGGACCGGTTGAGCTTCATCAGCTTCGTGCCCAAGGCCTTCGCGCGGCGGGAGAGCCGGGCCGCGATGATGCACCGCTTCGTCCACGGGACGCGGCCGGACCTGCGCGCCACGCTGACGCTCCAGCAGTTGGATCTGCTCCAGGACGCGGTGGCCCAGGTGCGGGTGCCCGGCCACGTGCTCGAGGGCGTGGAGATGCTGACGGACGCGCTGGAGCGCGCGCTCGTGGCGCAGGTGTCGAAGCTGCCGGACTACGTGCCCACGAAGTACTTCTCGCAGCGCTCGATCGTGAAGGCGCTGTGGACGCTGAAGGCGGCGGTGGTGCGCGATCAAATCTATCGCCGCCCGGACCGGCCGCTCGAGGCGACGGTGGAGGACCTGGACGCGCTGCGCTGGTTCTTCCTGCTGGGCGGCCCGCCCGCGGCGGAGGCGGACGCGCTGCTCAAGGCCGCGGTGGACCCGCGCGAGCGGGCGCAGCTGGAGATCGTCCGGTTGGAGCAGCGCACCTTCGACGAAGTGCTGGGCAAGGTGCGCCAGGAGCTGGGCGGCGGCGTGGAGCGCGAGGCGACGGCGCTGGCGGCGGCCGATGACGTGAACGCCGCGGAGGGGCTGAGTCGCAACTGGCAGGCGGGCGTGGTGTCCAGCACCGCGCGCGGCGTCCTGGGCAAGCTGGTGCCGGGGCCGCGCCACGGCCAGAACCGGGCCCCGCTGCTGGTGGCGGCGCGCGCGCTGGTGGCCGCGCTGGAGCAGCGGCTGTCGCGGGGCATGACGGTGGGGCAGGGCGAAGGGCGAGGAGGCGTGGCGCTCCTCGTCGCCATCCGCGATGTCCTGGAGTTGAGCCGGACGGTCCCCGAGCTGCGGCCGGGATACTCCGCGCTGTGCGAGGCGTCCGCGCGGTTCCTGGAGCAGGCGCTGGAGATGAGCGCGTCCGCGGCGGAGGGGCTCGCCTTCGAGGACAGCGTGAAGATGGAGTGGCTGGCCGGGCTCGCGGAGAACCTGGAGGAGGAGCTGGGGGTGATGGGGGCGCTGGCCGCGACGATCACCGAGGCCGTCCCCTCCCTCCACGAGCGGCTGCGCGATGCCGACCGGGACACGCGCCAGCGGGTGGTGGCCGCGCTCCGGCGCAGGGTGTCGGCGGCATTCCCCGCGGGCGCGCCCCGAGGCCGCAAGGATCCGCTGGATGCGCTCTCCGCGGATTCGCGGCGCCTCTCCCAGCTGGAGCAAGCGCTGACGGCGTTGGACCCGGCGCAGGTCGGGTTGAAGCAGGAGCTGCTGCGTCCGCTGAGCGTGGCGTACGCGCGCGAGGTGCTGGGGGCGACCCCGTTCGAGCGCATCGAGCAGTACGGCCGCGCGGTGCAGGCGGTGGCGGAGAACCTGCGGCGCGAGGGCGTGACCGCCGAGCCGGTGCTGGCCGAGTGCCGCGACCTGATGGAGACGCGCCTGCGCGAGCATGCCCGCGTGCTGTCGCGCGAGGTCGCCAGCCCGCCCCCTGCCCCGAACGCCGTGCTCAACGGGGATGCGTACACCTACTACCGGGGCGAGCTGTCCGCGCAGGCCCCCGATGGCGAGATGGCGGCGCTGGTGGGGCTGGATGGACAGCTGATGGCGGCGCGTCCCCCGTCGGCGGCGGCCTTCCTCTCCGACACGGTGCGCGCCGCGGTGGCCGAGGCGGAGCTGTCCTTCCTCCAGTCGCGCATCAAGTACCTGCGCAGCTGGCTGACGCAGCTGTTGTCCGCGCTGCCCGCCCCGGAGGCGCTGAATGGTCGCGCCGACGCGGAGCGCACCTTCGAACGGCTGGTGCGCAGCCGCTTCCCCCTGCTCGCGCTGAAGGAGGGGGAGCTGGTGCGGCTCAAGGCCACCCTGGGCATGCTGGAGACGCTTCCGGGGGAGCTGGGGGACAGCGCGCGCAAGCTGTCCGCGCAGCTTCGCGGCATCGACGAGGACTTCGGGCGCTTCAGCCGGCAGGTGCTGGAGCGGCGGACCGCGCCGTGA
- a CDS encoding vWA domain-containing protein, with protein sequence MLARRLTPLRQRLDALRQPATARGAAWSWPFGRKLRGPEDLTLPVLVALDRELDRVGVHTAADARLLLALGTQRGRAGALAQGLGARASQALEEYDECLRLVERAHRAGEVPAGALTALDRGFVRLARAVKVADLFSRPLEAQAGDEAPFEIFARPSDTTREQPPTHARLAIAELLAARARENVIDLVQKRRDLDLAHELLLRLGADADRARSMALRNDVAEARERVREVPPTRSLEALVRDVREGAKKDPRGAYRSLQGLYERALEAGDSELASAARRALTPLLPPEHRLTRMVEEAESEARLQWLGESDAAEDSGREDADAPDEQLADLAFSLKPEQLATFDLAAGCARYFDVEDSLTEEVVEADTASARAVPRQVPYPTQTMSFATTGSLDEVHHFVITDPRRLLQDLAAHRQLVRTYLDDAPPPRPRKVKRTAVRVYVCDASGSMHGARARFRDALIIAELNNLRVKARREESFDPLYFSFFNDVPTELARVDTAAEATRQIEKLFRDSPAEGQTDISLALLSAFDSIRAAQGRDPYLARATVVLITDGEDRVDLDLIRRTRAPMGALDISLSFISLGEENADLKSLVLEQRAAGGRAFYHPLSDEEIRWARTEFDTPWRTLLPRDVPASLEALEALAPHLDALEAVAAGRTPGASVAVEASFDALFPAAPAPPAVPEVPGPDLVARVVDILEAVGEAASLASADRRATESVVLLQHLLSVYGLTPARYLAALAAGGRPVGDALERVRLLCRPFG encoded by the coding sequence GTGCTGGCGCGTCGACTCACCCCCTTGCGGCAGCGCCTGGATGCGCTGCGACAGCCCGCCACGGCGCGGGGGGCCGCGTGGTCCTGGCCCTTCGGCCGCAAGCTGCGGGGGCCGGAGGACCTGACCTTGCCAGTGCTCGTGGCGCTCGACCGCGAGCTGGATCGGGTGGGCGTCCACACCGCCGCGGATGCCCGGCTGCTGCTCGCGCTGGGCACCCAGCGGGGCAGGGCGGGGGCGCTCGCGCAGGGCCTGGGGGCTCGCGCGAGCCAGGCCCTGGAGGAGTACGATGAGTGCCTTCGCCTCGTGGAGCGGGCGCACCGCGCTGGAGAGGTGCCAGCGGGGGCCCTGACCGCGCTGGACCGGGGCTTCGTGCGGCTGGCCCGCGCGGTGAAAGTGGCGGACCTCTTCAGCCGGCCGTTGGAGGCGCAGGCCGGGGACGAGGCCCCCTTCGAGATCTTCGCGCGCCCCAGCGACACGACCCGCGAGCAGCCCCCCACCCACGCTCGGCTGGCCATCGCGGAGCTGCTGGCCGCCCGCGCGCGTGAGAACGTCATCGACCTGGTGCAGAAGCGGCGCGACCTGGACCTCGCCCATGAACTGCTCCTGCGTCTGGGGGCGGACGCGGACCGCGCGCGGAGCATGGCGCTGCGCAACGACGTGGCCGAGGCGCGCGAGCGTGTGCGCGAGGTGCCGCCCACGCGCTCCCTGGAGGCGCTGGTCCGCGACGTGCGAGAGGGCGCGAAGAAGGACCCCCGGGGGGCCTACCGCTCCCTGCAGGGGCTCTACGAGCGGGCGCTGGAGGCAGGGGACTCGGAGCTGGCCTCCGCCGCACGGCGCGCGCTGACGCCATTGCTGCCCCCGGAGCACCGGCTGACGCGGATGGTGGAGGAGGCCGAGTCGGAGGCGCGGCTCCAGTGGCTTGGAGAGTCGGACGCGGCGGAGGACTCCGGCCGCGAAGACGCGGACGCGCCGGACGAGCAGCTGGCGGACCTGGCGTTCTCGCTGAAGCCGGAACAGCTGGCCACGTTCGACCTGGCGGCCGGGTGCGCCCGCTACTTCGACGTGGAGGATTCGCTGACCGAGGAAGTGGTCGAAGCGGACACGGCCTCGGCGCGGGCCGTTCCTCGGCAGGTGCCCTATCCGACGCAGACGATGTCCTTCGCCACGACGGGGAGCCTGGACGAGGTCCACCACTTCGTCATCACCGATCCCCGGCGGCTCCTCCAGGACCTCGCCGCGCACCGGCAGCTGGTGCGGACCTATCTGGATGACGCGCCTCCGCCCCGTCCACGCAAGGTGAAGCGCACCGCCGTGCGGGTGTACGTCTGCGACGCGTCCGGGTCCATGCACGGTGCGCGGGCACGCTTCCGGGACGCGTTGATCATCGCGGAGCTGAACAACCTGCGGGTCAAGGCGAGGCGCGAGGAGAGCTTCGACCCGCTCTACTTCAGCTTCTTCAACGACGTGCCCACGGAGCTGGCCCGCGTGGACACCGCCGCGGAGGCGACCCGGCAGATTGAAAAGCTCTTCCGCGACTCGCCCGCCGAGGGACAGACAGACATCTCGCTGGCCCTCCTGTCCGCCTTCGACTCCATCCGGGCCGCGCAGGGGCGCGACCCGTACCTCGCGCGCGCCACGGTGGTGCTCATCACCGACGGCGAGGATCGCGTGGACCTGGACCTCATCCGCCGCACCCGCGCGCCCATGGGGGCCCTGGACATCTCGCTGAGCTTCATCTCGCTGGGCGAGGAGAACGCGGACCTCAAGTCCCTGGTGTTGGAGCAGCGCGCCGCCGGGGGCCGTGCCTTCTACCATCCGCTCTCCGACGAGGAGATCCGCTGGGCCCGCACGGAGTTCGACACGCCCTGGCGCACGCTGCTGCCGCGCGACGTGCCTGCCTCCCTGGAAGCACTGGAGGCGCTGGCTCCGCACCTGGACGCGCTGGAGGCGGTGGCCGCCGGACGCACGCCCGGAGCCAGCGTGGCGGTGGAGGCGTCCTTCGACGCGCTCTTCCCCGCCGCGCCCGCGCCGCCGGCCGTGCCGGAGGTGCCCGGTCCGGACCTCGTGGCGCGGGTGGTGGACATCCTGGAGGCGGTGGGCGAGGCCGCGTCGCTCGCGTCCGCGGACCGGCGCGCCACGGAGAGCGTGGTGTTGCTGCAGCACCTGCTGTCCGTCTACGGGCTCACGCCCGCGCGCTACCTGGCCGCGCTGGCCGCGGGAGGCCGTCCGGTGGGCGACGCGCTGGAACGGGTGCGGCTGCTCTGCCGTCCGTTCGGGTAG
- a CDS encoding PspA/IM30 family protein, translating into MFGFLKRKKAPPAPVDPLATFDRLIEDLERQSSEVRKSAATLLALKGELSRGVTRYTARLGDIAGRCQTAQERGDAKGVGVLERDRVQTERLLESARESLRRAEQDSALLLTAAGELGERVADLRIERESASVRIAAGGVVTEALREQVERFDRVLALEAARDEVEKAHALADIYREEQRPAAAPERVK; encoded by the coding sequence ATGTTCGGCTTCCTCAAACGCAAGAAGGCGCCCCCGGCGCCCGTGGATCCCCTGGCCACGTTCGACCGGCTCATCGAGGACCTGGAGCGCCAGTCCTCCGAGGTGCGCAAGTCCGCCGCCACGCTGCTGGCCCTCAAGGGGGAGCTGTCCCGCGGGGTGACCCGCTACACCGCCCGCCTGGGCGACATCGCCGGCCGGTGCCAGACGGCCCAGGAGCGGGGGGACGCGAAGGGCGTGGGCGTTCTGGAGCGCGACCGGGTGCAGACGGAGCGCCTGCTGGAGTCCGCGCGCGAGTCGCTGCGCCGGGCGGAGCAGGACTCGGCGCTGCTGCTCACCGCGGCCGGCGAGCTGGGCGAGCGCGTGGCCGACCTGCGCATCGAACGCGAGAGCGCGTCCGTCCGCATCGCCGCGGGCGGTGTCGTCACCGAGGCGCTCCGCGAGCAGGTGGAGCGCTTCGACCGGGTGCTGGCGCTGGAGGCGGCGCGTGACGAGGTGGAGAAGGCCCACGCCCTGGCGGACATCTACCGCGAGGAGCAGCGGCCCGCCGCGGCGCCGGAGCGCGTGAAGTAG
- a CDS encoding DNA integrity scanning protein DisA nucleotide-binding domain protein — MSDNTKFDREFLRSALSLAAKSDVDHFLYICDTPIPPEDLRGRPARKKLVYAVTLDKLAQELLAKKVRALVIPAYDYSRTERVKVALVSALSQGAFKEGDLVLCMTGKVGRAPDTLMQMRIGGSLDDRLAIEGVKLGEEFNSQVVDALIQLALQIGQEGFEGHPIGTIITIGDHTSVLEKSRQLTINPFQGLSEAERNVLDPKIRDAIKNFSVLDGAFVIREDGVVLSAGRYLSANDDTVKIPLGLGARHAAASGITSTTHCIALVVSQTSGAVRLLKGGSIVLELHQTARRT; from the coding sequence TTGAGCGACAACACGAAGTTCGATCGAGAATTCTTGCGCTCGGCGCTTTCCCTGGCCGCCAAGAGCGACGTCGACCACTTCCTCTACATCTGCGACACGCCCATTCCTCCCGAGGACCTGCGAGGTCGTCCCGCGCGCAAGAAGCTCGTGTACGCGGTAACGCTGGACAAACTGGCGCAAGAGCTCCTCGCCAAGAAGGTCCGGGCGCTCGTGATTCCCGCCTATGACTACTCGCGCACCGAGCGGGTGAAGGTGGCGCTCGTGTCCGCCCTGTCCCAGGGGGCGTTCAAGGAGGGCGACCTGGTGCTCTGCATGACGGGCAAGGTGGGCCGGGCGCCGGACACGCTGATGCAGATGCGGATCGGCGGGTCGCTGGACGACCGGCTGGCCATCGAGGGCGTGAAGCTGGGCGAGGAGTTCAACTCGCAGGTGGTGGACGCGCTCATCCAGCTGGCGCTCCAGATTGGTCAGGAGGGCTTCGAGGGTCATCCCATCGGGACCATCATCACGATTGGCGACCACACGAGCGTGCTGGAGAAGAGCCGGCAGCTCACCATCAACCCGTTCCAGGGTCTGTCGGAGGCCGAGCGCAACGTGCTCGACCCGAAGATCCGCGACGCCATCAAGAACTTCTCCGTGCTGGACGGCGCGTTCGTCATCCGCGAGGACGGCGTGGTGCTGTCCGCCGGCCGCTACCTGTCCGCCAACGACGACACGGTGAAGATTCCCCTGGGACTGGGCGCCCGCCACGCGGCCGCCTCGGGCATCACGTCCACCACCCACTGCATCGCGCTCGTCGTGAGCCAGACGTCCGGCGCGGTGCGCCTGCTCAAGGGCGGCAGCATCGTGCTGGAGCTGCACCAGACGGCGCGGCGCACCTAG
- a CDS encoding TraR/DksA family transcriptional regulator → MNQKDLKRYKKMLEDSKTSLLESAKKTLVEESSFDTDDLPDEIDQAASEYTQSMVFRLRDREKFLLQKIDGALKRVEDGTFGICERCEEDISPKRLDARPVTTLCIRCKEEQEKKEKSYG, encoded by the coding sequence GTGAACCAGAAAGATCTCAAGCGTTACAAGAAGATGCTCGAGGACAGCAAAACGAGCCTGCTCGAAAGCGCGAAGAAGACCCTGGTGGAGGAATCGTCCTTCGACACGGACGACCTGCCTGACGAAATCGACCAGGCCGCTTCCGAGTACACCCAGTCCATGGTCTTCCGTCTGCGCGACCGGGAGAAGTTCCTTCTGCAGAAGATCGACGGCGCGCTCAAGCGCGTGGAAGACGGCACCTTCGGCATCTGCGAGCGGTGCGAGGAGGACATCTCCCCCAAGCGCCTGGATGCGCGTCCCGTGACGACGCTCTGCATCCGCTGCAAGGAGGAGCAGGAGAAGAAGGAGAAGTCCTACGGCTGA
- a CDS encoding FHA domain-containing protein, giving the protein MDAVDYCPRCDTENSRDATVCRACGSALRSGTMVMAVAHISSRPQVSIRVVRADGGPESLVRMQRDTLTCGQQADIALNDDPFIMPVQARFFFSGARLAVEDVGGANGVFVRLRNERELPAGGELRLGRQRLVLEPIPTAALGPGGTQVWGSPDPGYRLRLIQLLEGGLRGAAYPLKDGDNLLGREQGDIAFPTDGFVSGRHALLQVRGDRLMVRDVGSSNGTFIRLAGPTFVDNGDHFLIGRQLLRVEIQPVAA; this is encoded by the coding sequence ATGGACGCCGTGGACTACTGCCCCCGTTGTGACACCGAGAATTCCCGGGATGCCACCGTCTGCCGAGCCTGCGGCTCGGCGCTGCGCTCCGGAACGATGGTGATGGCCGTGGCGCACATCTCGTCGCGCCCCCAGGTGTCCATCCGCGTCGTACGGGCGGACGGGGGCCCCGAGTCCCTCGTGCGCATGCAGCGCGACACCCTCACCTGCGGCCAGCAGGCGGACATCGCGCTCAACGACGACCCCTTCATCATGCCCGTGCAGGCGCGCTTCTTCTTCTCCGGCGCGCGGCTCGCCGTGGAGGACGTGGGCGGCGCCAACGGCGTCTTCGTGCGCCTGCGCAACGAGCGAGAGCTGCCCGCCGGAGGCGAGCTGCGCCTGGGCCGCCAGCGGCTGGTGCTGGAGCCCATCCCCACCGCGGCGCTCGGTCCGGGCGGCACGCAGGTGTGGGGCTCGCCGGATCCGGGCTACCGGCTGCGGTTGATCCAACTGCTGGAGGGTGGCCTGCGCGGCGCGGCCTATCCCCTCAAGGACGGCGACAACCTGCTGGGTCGCGAGCAGGGGGACATCGCCTTCCCCACGGACGGCTTCGTGTCCGGGCGGCACGCGCTGCTCCAGGTGCGGGGGGACCGGCTGATGGTGCGGGACGTGGGCTCGTCCAACGGCACCTTCATCCGTCTGGCGGGGCCGACCTTCGTCGACAACGGCGACCACTTCCTCATCGGCCGCCAGCTGCTGCGCGTGGAGATCCAGCCCGTCGCGGCCTGA
- a CDS encoding serine/threonine-protein kinase gives MYCPSCGAEAEDSSRYCPACGATLLRSAEGGDEYVGKTIAAKYRVEALIGEGGMGKVYRARQLALDKVVVLKVLRHTLLSDERTVARFQREAKAASRLNHPNSISVLDFGQADDGALFIAMEYVAGQDLHQLLSREWPLGEARVVRIVLQILSALSDAHGAGVIHRDLKPENIMVEQRRNEPDFVKVLDFGIAKITDSQDEGPALTRAGFVCGTPEYMSPEQARGAVLDHRSDLYAVGVILYQLTTGLLPFESDSAVGFATKHLTEEPPPPTRRRPDARISPGMERLILRVLSKDPDDRPANAAAFKTELLAVDKERRRGGAAETGGRRPQASNVLAPIPRKSQAAHNSSRNDTGWNDVTVEATVQGLANARTPVSEEATLSPEDVRGSRTAVSASTPSGGEGIILFFKALTTVLVLGAVGFFVYYFGVGAGSGSEGNQYQPPPNAPRQLTAGTDQPEYLRQIPSTSRNVDKARKLTQDGDRDVLAGELTRATSSYKEAFLFNPEAELALKLGELYWQRENTDEARGWWVRHLTDMPDSRARAYIELRLGSPVARPSSP, from the coding sequence GTGTACTGCCCTTCCTGCGGCGCTGAAGCCGAAGACTCTTCCCGCTACTGCCCCGCCTGCGGCGCCACGCTCCTGCGCTCGGCGGAGGGCGGCGACGAATACGTCGGCAAGACGATTGCCGCCAAGTACCGGGTGGAGGCCCTGATTGGCGAGGGCGGCATGGGCAAGGTGTACCGCGCCCGGCAGCTCGCGCTGGACAAGGTCGTGGTGCTGAAGGTGCTGCGCCACACGCTGCTGTCGGACGAGCGCACCGTCGCGCGCTTCCAGCGCGAGGCCAAGGCGGCCAGCCGGCTCAACCACCCCAACTCCATCAGCGTGCTGGACTTCGGCCAGGCCGACGACGGCGCGCTCTTCATCGCGATGGAGTACGTGGCCGGGCAGGACCTGCACCAGCTCCTCAGCCGTGAGTGGCCGCTGGGCGAGGCGCGCGTGGTGCGCATCGTCCTCCAGATCCTGAGCGCGCTGTCGGACGCGCATGGCGCGGGCGTCATCCACCGGGACCTGAAGCCCGAGAACATCATGGTGGAGCAGCGCCGCAACGAGCCGGACTTCGTGAAGGTGCTGGACTTCGGCATCGCGAAGATCACCGACTCGCAGGACGAGGGCCCGGCCCTCACGCGCGCGGGCTTCGTGTGCGGCACCCCCGAGTACATGTCGCCGGAGCAGGCGCGGGGCGCGGTGTTGGATCACCGCTCGGACCTGTACGCGGTGGGCGTCATCCTCTACCAGCTGACGACGGGCCTGCTGCCCTTCGAGTCCGACTCGGCGGTGGGCTTCGCGACCAAGCACCTCACGGAGGAGCCTCCTCCCCCCACGCGCCGCCGTCCGGACGCGCGCATCTCCCCGGGAATGGAGCGGTTGATCCTCCGCGTCCTGTCCAAGGACCCGGATGACCGGCCGGCCAACGCCGCGGCCTTCAAGACGGAGCTGCTGGCGGTCGACAAGGAGCGCCGGCGGGGCGGGGCGGCCGAGACCGGGGGACGCCGTCCGCAGGCCTCCAACGTGCTGGCCCCCATCCCGCGCAAGTCGCAGGCCGCGCACAACTCCTCGCGCAACGACACCGGCTGGAACGACGTGACGGTGGAGGCCACCGTGCAGGGGCTGGCCAACGCGCGCACCCCGGTGTCGGAGGAGGCCACGCTGTCACCCGAGGACGTGCGGGGCAGCCGCACCGCCGTGTCCGCTTCCACCCCCAGCGGTGGCGAGGGGATCATCCTCTTCTTCAAGGCGCTGACCACCGTGCTGGTGCTGGGGGCGGTGGGCTTCTTCGTCTACTACTTCGGCGTGGGCGCGGGCAGCGGCAGCGAAGGCAACCAGTACCAGCCGCCGCCCAACGCCCCTCGCCAGCTCACCGCGGGCACGGATCAGCCCGAGTACCTGCGGCAGATCCCCAGCACCTCGCGCAACGTGGACAAGGCGCGCAAGCTGACGCAGGACGGGGACCGCGACGTGCTCGCGGGAGAGCTGACCCGCGCGACCTCCAGCTACAAGGAAGCCTTCCTCTTCAACCCGGAGGCGGAGCTGGCGCTCAAGCTGGGCGAGCTGTACTGGCAGCGCGAGAACACGGATGAGGCGCGCGGCTGGTGGGTGCGCCACCTGACCGACATGCCGGATTCGCGGGCGCGTGCGTACATCGAGCTGCGGCTGGGCAGCCCCGTGGCGCGTCCCTCGTCCCCCTGA
- a CDS encoding FHA domain-containing protein, whose protein sequence is MSQLLLSALPVVCPNCDGYNPPRSATCALCGQALGEAAPAPRVVAAPPARPATPPPGPGRPAAVSSFTRPGEVLAPPTPPPPPSAVPPGLKPSARTPPPTAAAGLMVEARRAAAPASGTPPPPPRAGYGPALPPANTRPPPPVPDSALPARGGTGGMAPVGAGTTAPANTGATAPVGTGSPPATTGATAPAARPPPVASRFGLAVIAGTTRGQRYKLPVTGCVVGRQRGAILFPDDVFVSPLHATFLVKDGALFVRDESSASGVYVTFAGTEALAPRALFSAGQRLFRFTGRVEAPPPVVGRPNPYGSPVPLGQALYGVEEVHMGGRAGRAVVTAAALLTIGQAHCDLAYPHDEGLAGRHCELSPTATGAMLRDLSGGLGTFVRIPPATERPLRPGDRVRLGQHVMQVETLG, encoded by the coding sequence ATGTCTCAGCTTCTGCTGTCCGCGCTCCCGGTGGTCTGCCCGAACTGTGACGGTTACAACCCGCCACGCTCGGCCACCTGCGCACTGTGCGGCCAGGCGCTGGGAGAGGCCGCCCCGGCCCCCCGCGTGGTGGCCGCGCCTCCCGCCCGGCCGGCGACCCCGCCGCCCGGCCCGGGTCGCCCCGCCGCGGTGTCCAGTTTCACGCGTCCGGGTGAGGTCCTGGCGCCGCCTACGCCGCCCCCGCCGCCCAGCGCGGTGCCCCCCGGGCTCAAGCCCTCGGCGCGCACCCCGCCGCCCACCGCCGCCGCCGGGCTGATGGTGGAGGCCCGCCGTGCGGCGGCCCCCGCATCCGGTACCCCGCCCCCCCCGCCGCGAGCGGGGTATGGGCCGGCCCTGCCGCCCGCGAACACCCGCCCGCCCCCGCCCGTGCCCGACAGCGCCCTCCCCGCCCGGGGCGGCACGGGTGGAATGGCGCCGGTAGGTGCTGGCACCACAGCCCCGGCGAACACGGGGGCCACGGCCCCGGTGGGGACTGGCTCGCCGCCCGCGACCACGGGGGCCACGGCGCCCGCGGCGCGTCCACCGCCGGTGGCTTCTCGCTTCGGACTGGCGGTGATCGCCGGGACGACGCGCGGCCAGCGCTACAAGCTCCCGGTGACGGGGTGCGTGGTGGGCCGCCAGCGCGGCGCCATCCTCTTCCCCGACGACGTCTTCGTGTCGCCGCTGCACGCCACCTTCCTGGTGAAGGACGGCGCCCTCTTCGTTCGCGACGAGTCGAGCGCGTCGGGCGTCTACGTCACCTTCGCCGGCACGGAGGCCCTGGCGCCCCGGGCGCTCTTCAGCGCGGGCCAGCGGCTGTTCCGCTTCACCGGCCGCGTGGAGGCCCCTCCGCCGGTGGTCGGCCGCCCCAACCCATACGGCTCACCGGTGCCGCTGGGGCAGGCGCTCTACGGCGTGGAGGAAGTGCACATGGGTGGCAGGGCGGGCCGCGCGGTGGTGACGGCGGCGGCGCTGCTCACCATCGGACAGGCGCACTGCGACCTCGCCTATCCGCACGATGAAGGGCTCGCCGGCCGGCACTGCGAGCTGAGCCCCACGGCGACGGGCGCCATGCTCCGCGACCTCTCCGGCGGACTGGGCACCTTCGTGCGAATCCCCCCGGCCACGGAGCGGCCCCTGCGTCCGGGCGACCGGGTCCGCCTGGGCCAGCACGTGATGCAGGTGGAAACGCTCGGCTGA